One Fusarium oxysporum f. sp. lycopersici 4287 chromosome 8, whole genome shotgun sequence genomic region harbors:
- a CDS encoding mitochondrial Rho GTPase 1, with protein sequence MAAVRICVCGDESTGKSSLIASLVKDQFVNNKIQPVLPQITIPPSIGTPENVSTTIVDTSARPQDRTTLRKEIRKCNVILLVYADHYSYERVALFWMPYFRSLGVNVPVVLCANKSDLAGQGTTPQVVEEELLPVMAEFREIDSCIRTSARDHRNVNEVFFLCQKAVTHPIAPLFDYKEGHLKPLCVDALRRIFYLCDKDQDGYLNEQEMRDFQARCFDKPLTADDLDNIKLSISKSLPTSDLEKGIDLPGFLQLNKLYAEKGRHETIWIILRKYHYTDSLSLEDKFIRPKFDVPEYSSAELSPAGYRFFVDLFLLFDKDNDGGLNDQELEALFAPAPGLPSSWTDSSFPSSTVRNEAGHVTLQGWLAQWSMTTFIEPKTTIEYLAYLGFEPPNPKEPITAALKITKPRKRRRRPGRVERNVVLCYVLGASGAGKSALLDSFLNRPFDGLYHPTIKPRRAVNSVELPGGKQVYLILEELGELEPAILDNPAKLDACDLICYAYDSSDPNSFSHIVDLRNKYTHLDELPSIYTALKADKDKTNQRCELQPDQYTASLNMSLPLHVSVTWGSISELFVAFADAATNPSTAFPRSNEEGPDRTSLYIALGATACAGVAALTIWRRATNAL encoded by the coding sequence ATCTGCGTCTGCGGTGATGAAAGCACCGGCAAATCGAGCCTCATCGCTTCTCTCGTCAAAGATCAATTTGTCAACAACAAAATCCAGCCCGTCCTTCCTCAAATCACTATTCCTCCTAGTATTGGTACTCCCGAGAATGTCTCAACAACGATCGTCGATACCTCAGCTCGCCCGCAAGACCGAACTACATTGCGCAAAGAGATCCGAAAGTGCAAtgtcatcctcctcgtctaTGCCGATCATTACAGCTACGAAAGAGTAGCACTGTTCTGGATGCCATATTTCCGATCCCTCGGTGTCAACGTCCCCGTCGTATTATGTGCCAACAAATCCGATCTGGCTGGTCAGGGTACCACACCTCAGGTAGTCGAGGAGGAATTGTTACCTGTGATGGCCGAATTCCGCGAAATCGATTCTTGCATCCGCACCAGCGCCCGAGACCATCGAAACGTAAACGAAGTCTTTTTCCTTTGTCAAAAGGCTGTAACTCATCCGATTGCCCCTCTATTTGACTACAAGGAGGGGCATCTCAAGCCTCTGTGCGTTGATGCGCTGAGGCGCATATTCTATCTTTGCGACAAAGATCAGGACGGATATCTCAATGAACAAGAAATGAGAGACTTCCAAGCACGCTGCTTCGATAAACCTCTAACAGCGGACGATCTAGACAATATCAAACTCAGTATCTCGAAATCGTTGCCCACGTCCGATCTAGAAAAAGGCATTGACCTGCCAGGATTCCTGCAattaaataagctttatgCTGAGAAGGGTCGCCATGAGACTATCTGGATTATCCTTCGAAAATATCACTACACTGATAGTCTCAGTCTCGAGGACAAGTTTATTCGACCCAAGTTCGATGTTCCAGAGTACTCGTCGGCCGAGTTGAGTCCTGCTGGTTATAGATTCTTTGTGGATTTGTTCTTGCTATTTGACAAGGACAATGATGGTGGTCTCAATGATCAAGAGCTCGAGGCTCTGTTTGCCCCAGCTCCAGGGCTTCCCAGTTCCTGGACCGACTCGTCGTTCCCCTCCTCGACTGTAAGGAATGAAGCTGGGCATGTCACTTTACAGGGCTGGCTGGCTCAATGGAGTATGACAACATTTATCGAACCCAAGACAACTATTGAATATCTTGCATATCTTGGGTTTGAGCCTCCGAATCCCAAGGAACCCATCACCGCGGCACTCAAGATAACCAAGCCTCGTaagagaagaagacgtcCTGGTCGGGTTGAGCGTAACGTGGTCCTCTGCTACGTTCTTGGTGCATCAGGAGCAGGCAAATCCGCTCTCCTCGACTCATTCCTCAACCGCCCGTTTGATGGTCTTTACCATCCGACCATCAAGCCACGCCGCGCTGTCAACAGTGTCGAGCTGCCTGGCGGAAAGCAAGTGTATCTCATTctggaagagcttggagagcTGGAGCCTGCAATCCTTGACAACCCGGCCAAATTAGATGCTTGCGATCTTATTTGCTACGCCTATGACTCGTCTGACCCCAACTCGTTCTCGCATATCGTTGATCTGCGGAACAAATACACGCACCTTGATGAGCTCCCCTCAATTTATACCGCTCTCAAGGCCGATAAAGACAAGACCAACCAACGCTGCGAGCTTCAGCCAGATCAATATACTGCCTCACTCAACATGAGCCTGCCGTTACATGTGAGTGTCACCTGGGGTAGCATCAGTGAGCTTTTTGTAGCTTTTGCAGATGCCGCTACAAATCCTAGTACGGCTTTCCCCAGGAGCAATGAGGAGGGGCCTGATCGGACCAGTTTGTACATTGCGTTGGGCGCCACGGCCTGCGCAGGCGTTGCTGCTCTGACGATATGGCGGCGGGCAACGAATGCTCTTTAA